The genomic DNA GAGGGCGGCATGGCCATCGTGTACCGTGCCCGCGACACCCTTCTCAATAGGATCGTGGCAGTGAAGGTGCTCAGAGCCCAGTACGCCTCGGATGAGGAGTTCCGTGAGAGGTTCCGGCGAGAGGCGCAGAGTGCTGCAGGTCTGTCTCATCCGAGCATTGTGAATGTGTATGATGTGGGAGAGGACGAAGGCTCCAACTACATCGTCATGGAATGGGTGCGCGGCGAGACGCTCTACGACGTCATCCGGCGAGAGGGGGCGCTTCCCGTCGACCGGGCGGTGGGGTATGGGCTGCAGATACTGGATGCTCTGGAGCACGCTCACCAGAACGGCATCATTCACAGAGATGTGAAACCCCACAACATCCTGGTGACGGCAGATGGCCGGGTGAAGGTTGCGGATTTCGGAATCGCCCATGCGGTTTCTGCCACCGGCCTGACCGAGGCCGGGACAGTACTGGGTACGGTGAACTACACCTCACCCGAGCAGGCGCGCGGCGAGGCCGCAACGGCCGCGTCTGACCTCTACTCCCTAGGGGTGGTCATGTATGAGATGCTTACAGGAAGGCTGCCTTTCCAGGGTGATACAGCAGTGGCCGTGGCCCTCAAGCACATACATGAGCGCCCCGTTCCGCCAGGGGCGATCAACCCCGCAGTGCCAAAGCAGCTCGAGCGGGCAGTGCTGCGCGCACTCGACAAGAACCCAAGGAACAGGTGGGCCAGTGCGCGTGCGTTCAAGTTCGCACTTCTCAGGGCAGGCACTGTGGGTGATGGGAACAGCAGGCTGCGCGATGAGAAGCCGTCCCTCGAAGGGCGCACTGGAGAGGGACCCGATGACCTGAATATCACAAGACCTTTCGGCAGCGCGGGGGAGGCAACGAACTTGAAACCTCAGAATCCCGCCGGCGCGAAGTCAGGCAGGCAGGTGCGAGTTCTGGCCGCGGTCGTGGTGGCCCTGGTGCTCATCTCGGCGACCTTGGCCTTCGCCCTTCGGGCCTTCCAGGACTGGATCAACGTAGAAGAAGTGACCGTGCCGGACATCGTGGGCAGGACTCTGCCTGAGGCTGAGAGCCTAATGAGGCAGAACCACCTCAGACTGGATTCGTCTGTGAAGCGTTATGATGACCTGGTAGAGTACAACCGAGTCATAGAACAGGACCCCCCTGCGGGGACGAAACGGAAGATCAACTCCACGGTGCGTGCGGTGATTAGCCTCGGGCGTGAGATGGTCACAGTTCCGGACCTGTTCAACGATACTCTACGAGAGGGCCAGCTAGAACTGGAACGGGCACAACTGGTCTTTGGCGAGCAGGATACCGGGTTCCACCAGGACGTTGCGGCCGGGCGAGTCATATCCCAGGTGCCCGAGGCCGGAACCTACGTGCCCAAAGGCACGCGGGTGGATGTTACGGTCTCCTCCGGGCCTCCTCCTCCGCCCAGTGAGGTGCCTCTCGTGATCGGACTCAGTCTCGAGAGAGCCAGAGAACGCCTGGCGGAAGCGGGTTTCACTGTAGGGGAGGTTACCNNNNNNNNNNTTACCTCCAGATTCAACCTCTTCTATGAGGAGGGCGCCGTGGTCGAGCAGACGCCGCCGCCCTACTCCACGGCCTCAGGGGGCACCCCGGTGGACTTGGTTCTCGCGTCGAGATCCTTCGGGGCCGGTGGTGGGGTGGACGATACCTCTCCCAGGAGGTTCGTCGTCTCGTATCAGGTGCAGCCCGGACCAGAAGCTCAGGAGATCGTGATCAAAGTCGTCGATATCTACGGGGAGCGCATCAGCTACGGCCCGAAATCCCACAGGCCTGGTGACTCCATTGAGCACACGGTTGAGGTGCACGGGCGAGGAAAGATCGAGGTGTGGGCGGACGGGAGACTCATCAGAGTTCAGAACACCTGAGCAAGGTAGGGTTGTACGGATATCCGGGGGCCTGTGCTGGGTGCTGGTGACCGCTGGCACCTTGGTTTGCACTGCCCGGGGGAAG from Bacillota bacterium includes the following:
- the pknB gene encoding Stk1 family PASTA domain-containing Ser/Thr kinase; its protein translation is MTGGLLGRRYYLLETVGEGGMAIVYRARDTLLNRIVAVKVLRAQYASDEEFRERFRREAQSAAGLSHPSIVNVYDVGEDEGSNYIVMEWVRGETLYDVIRREGALPVDRAVGYGLQILDALEHAHQNGIIHRDVKPHNILVTADGRVKVADFGIAHAVSATGLTEAGTVLGTVNYTSPEQARGEAATAASDLYSLGVVMYEMLTGRLPFQGDTAVAVALKHIHERPVPPGAINPAVPKQLERAVLRALDKNPRNRWASARAFKFALLRAGTVGDGNSRLRDEKPSLEGRTGEGPDDLNITRPFGSAGEATNLKPQNPAGAKSGRQVRVLAAVVVALVLISATLAFALRAFQDWINVEEVTVPDIVGRTLPEAESLMRQNHLRLDSSVKRYDDLVEYNRVIEQDPPAGTKRKINSTVRAVISLGREMVTVPDLFNDTLREGQLELERAQLVFGEQDTGFHQDVAAGRVISQVPEAGTYVPKGTRVDVTVSSGPPPPPSEVPLVIGLSLERARERLAEAGFTVGEVT